From the genome of bacterium (Candidatus Blackallbacteria) CG13_big_fil_rev_8_21_14_2_50_49_14:
TGCGAAAATTGGGGGCGGTTTGTTTTTGCCCCATCCCAATGGAGTGGTGATTGGTGCCCATGTGAAAATTGGCAGGAACTGTATTATTCACCAGGGCGTCACCCTCGGTGCGCGGGGCGAAGAACATGAACTCGCCAATCCGATCATCGGCGATCAGGTTGAAATTGCCACAGGTGCTAAGATTTTGGGCGGCGTTCATTTGGATGACTATGCCCGGATCGGAGCCAATGCCGTGGTGCTCAAAGATGTTCCCGCTTATGCTGTGGCCGTGGGTATTCCGGCCCGAATCGTGCGTCAGCGCGCCGATGCCCAAGAACTGCTGGCAACCCCCTCGGCCGCTTGACCGATGTTCAAATATTTGGTCTTTTCAATTGCTTTGGTCTTTCTGCCACCGGTTCTGGCAATGGCCTTAAATCATTCGCTCCGCTTGCGCAGCGCGATCATTCCCCTGCTGGTTTTTTTGACCGTGAAAACCCAGGATATCAACTTCATTTCCATGGAGACCTATAGGGGGACCGCCAAAGGCTTTGAAGTGTCGCTGATTGACCTGCTGGTTTTGGGCTGTCTGGGCTATTTGCTGATGCGCAGGCGGCAAATCAAGCTGACCCTGTGGCCCCCGGGCAGTACGCTCTATGCGCTGTTTTTCTGCTTTTCGGCGCTCTCGGTTGTGAATGCGGCCAGCCCCCTGTTGGTGGCCTTTGAACTGTTTAAAATGCTGCGCATGTATCTGCTTTTTTGGGTTTTCAGCCATTGGCTGCAGGAACCCCAGCAAATTAAATGGTTTTTGCGCTCCGTTGCGATCGTGATGCTGTATATCTTTTACGAAATGCTCAACCAAAAGTACCGCATGGGCATGTGGCAGGCACGGGGGCCCTTTCCCCACCAAAACTCGCTGGTGATGTATGTCAATTTATTCAATTGCATGCTCTTTGCCTATGTGCTCAACCAAAAGCGCGCAAAAGCAATGGTCAGCTTATTTTGGCTGGGTTTGCTGGCCGTTGGCATGCTCTGTACCGTCTTTACCTTTTCACGCGGCGGCATGATGTTTCTGGCCCTGGGCCTGGCGTTGGTCTTTGCCTTTTCGTATACCCCCCGACAAATCAGCCTGCGTAAAACGGTGGTTTTGACCCTGGCTCTGTTGGCCGGCAGTGGCATTGCCTGGAAAGCCAGTGATTCAATCAAAGAGCGCTTTGACACCGCCCCAGAAGAATCGGTAGAGGTGCGGCAGGTCCTGGCGATTGCCGCCCTGCGCATGGTGGTCGACAAGCCCCTGGGGGTGGGCTTGAACAATTGGGGCATCAAGATCAACCCCCCTTACCCTTACGGCGACCATATTCCCCGCAAAGAAAGCAATGACCCCGAAGATGAAGAAGAAAAAGGGGGCTTGGTGGAGACCGTCTACCTGATGACGGCTGCCGAGTGTGGTTGGCATACGCTTGCCCTCTACCTGGCCTTGATCTGGAGTTTTTGCCTGCGTGCCTACCGCTTGTATTTTAAAAGCTCCGACCCGCTGATCAAGTCCCTCAGTCTGGGCTTGGCTGTGGGCATGACTTCGATTTATCTGCAATCCTGCTTTGAATGGGTTTTGAAGCAATCGAATAATTTTTATCAGCTGATGTTGGTTTTTGGCCTGGTTCTTGCCCTGGAACGCTTTCATAAGAGTCTCAGTACCGCAAAGCGCAGGCCTGTCAGAAAAGTCTCACAGCAGAAGCCCCAGCCTTCTGATAGGTCGAAAATCCTGGCTCAGGTACGCTAAAGACACGAGGTGAAAAATTATGCGTATTTTAGTCATCAGCAATTATTATCCACCCCTGAGTGTCGGGGGCTACGAAATCGCCTGTGCCCAGACTGTTGACTGGCTGCGTGCCCGCGGCCATGAAGTGCGGGTTCTGACCAGCAATTGGCGGGCAGACGAAGTGCCTGAAGAAAACCATGTTTTGCGTGTCTTTGAAAGGATCGATTATCAAAAAGGGGGGTATCAGCAGAAATGGCAGACTGAGCAGTTCAATTATCTCAGAACGCGTCAGGAACTGAATGATTATGCCCCAGATCTGGTCTATTTCTGGAGCCAGCGTTTGATCTCCCTGGGGCCCGTCTATGCCGTGCAACGCATGAAGTTTCCCCGGGTTTTTGAAATCGGAGACTTTTGGCCGGATTCCTATCTGAAACCCGGTTGGAAACCCAAACTGAAACGCGAAATCAAACGCTTTCTGCCCGGACTTTTGGGCGATAAATGGAGGCTCGATCCTGTGATTTCTGTCGCCCAGTGGATGGTGCCCGAACTGCGCAGTAAATATGGCAGCCAAGACATTCAAGTGGTGCCCAATGGCTTGCCCATCCCCAAGCAGCGCAACACGCTTCATTTCAATCAGCCCCTGAAGGCTCTCTTTGTCGGGCGTCTCGATCCTGAAAAGGGACTGCATCTTGCGCTGGAAGCACTCGCGCTCTTAAACGCAAAAGGCCTGATCCTGCCCCTGACCGTGGCTGGCCAGGGAGACCCTGAGTATTCTGCCTTTTGCCGCAAAAGGGTATCAGAGCTGGCGCTTGATGATCTGGTCAGGTTTGTAGGCTGGCAAAAGGACACCGACGCCCTCTATGCTGAGCACCAGATTTTGCTCATGCCGACCACCATGCGTGAACCCTTCGGTTTGGTGATTGTCGAAGCCATGATGCGTGGCCTGGTGGTCTTTGCCTCAAATGCCTACGGCCCAGCAGAAATTATCCAAGATCGCAAATCTGGATTTTTATTTCAACCGGGAGACAGCCGTCAGCTTGCAAATCTGCTGCAAGAACAGTTCGCGAACCCTATGAATCTGGCGACCATCAGCCAGCGGGCCCGTGTTTATGCCCAAGATACCTTCGCTTTGGATCGGGTCAAAACCCAAGTCGAAGCCATTCTGTTCGAAAAGGGAGGCCGCGCATGGAAAGCAGCTTAAACAGCAAACAGGCTCAAACCTGGCGCAAAAGCACGCTCAGCAATTATCTGCTGCTCTTTTTACGCATGGCGAGTGTTCTGATTCTGACCCGTGGCCTGTTTCTGAACCTCAGCGCAGAAGATTATGGTTTTTGGGCTTTGCTCTGGTCGATGTTTGGGTATACACTTTTGCTGGATTTTGGATTTGGAACCGCGGTTCAAAAATGGACAAGTCAGACCCGTGTCAATGGAGATTGGGGCCGCTATGGTTCACTGCTCTCTTCTTTGCTGGCTTGTTATGGCCTGATGGGGGGCTTGATTGCCCTCAGTTCCCTGCCAATTGCCTATTATCTTCCCCAATGGTTTCATTTCAGTGCAGATCCCAGACCCTTTCAACTGATTTTTATCCTCTTTGGCGTGGGCAGTGGTTTGATCTTTCCCACGGGACTGGCTGCTGAAATTTTGCGGGGTTTGGAACAGATCCCCCTGCGCAACCGGATTCAAGCCTGGACTTTGCTGGCCCAGACCCTGGGAAGCCTTTTGCTGGTGCAGTTTTACCCTGATCTTTTCAGTTTGACCTTCTGGACGCTTTTGACTACTTTCATCAGCAATCTGCTCATGTTGCGGGGAGCGCTTCGGGTTTTGCCCGAGAATTTTAAACTGGGAAAACCCAGCCGCAAGCTTTTGCGGGAAGTCGCCAGTTTCAGTGTCTATGCCTGGTTGATTACCTTGACCAATCTGGTGATTTTTCGCAGCGATCAGCTGATCATTGGGGCCAGCATCGGCGTCGGGGCGATAGCGGGGTATCAGATTGCCAACCGGCTGGCCGATCTGTTTCGCCAGCTCACGACCCAGGTGCATGATTATCTTGGCCCCCTGGCGGCTCGGGCCTATAGCCAGGGGCAAAAAGAACTCTTGAACCTCACCTTGCTGAATACCAGCCGTTGGGTCAGTCTTTTGGCGGTATTGATGGGCTTGCCCCTGGCCTGGTTTTTACCTGAGCTGCTCAGTCTGTGGCTCAAACTCGACAGCCCCGAGGTGCGTTTCTCGGCTTGGATTCTCTTGGCTTCGATGTTTGTTCAAGTCAGTCTGAGAAGCACCGGTACCCAGGTGCTGCTGATGTGCCAGCGCGAAAAGACCTTGATGTGGGGGGCCTTGGCGGAAGCCGTGCTCAATCTGAGCGTGAGTTTATTGCTGGCCCCCCGCATTGGGATTCTGGGGGTGGCCCTGGGCACCCTTTTGCCCAATCTGGTTTTGGCCCTGAGCTTTAATCTGCCCCTGGCCAGCCGCGCCAGTGGCGTGAGTTTCGCCAGATTTTTTCGCCAAACCAGTGCTTCTGCCTGGTTGGCGGGCGGAATTTCAGCCCTGCTGTTTTGGCCCCTCTCGGCTCTGATGGGCAGCTGGCCCGCCCTGCTGCGTCTCTTGGGGGGAGGCTTTCTCTGCGGCATGATCACGCTTGTAGTTCTGCTCGGCGTGGGGCTGACCCGCGAGGAACAGAAAACACTGCTGAGCAAGTTGCGCTTGCAAAAGCGGGGGATTCTGGCTTCGGTTTAGGTGACGCAGACGCATTTGACGTTTTCTACTTCCAGGTCCTTTTTTCGAATCAGCCAAGGTTCCTTGATCTTTAGATCAGAAACCTTGGCTGATTCTTTTTGTCTGATCTGACTCCAACCTGGTATTTCAACGGCCAGGAAACCTCTAAATACTGGAACCGCGATAAGCAGGGGCAGCAACAGACTGAAACAAAAGTAGCGACGCCTCAGCTTCAGGAACTCTTGGCGACTGTAAAACCAGATGTTGTGGTGGTCACCATGGGGGGGAATATGATTGCCTCCAATGCCTCTCAAGCGGATGTGACCTTGCAGGTCAGCCAGATTGGCAATGCTGTTTCTGCCTCTGGTGCTGAATTGGTTTGGGTGGGCCCGCCCAAATATGATCCTCAAAAACGAAGCCCTGCATTGGTAGAACAGTTTTATCAAAAGCTTGAGCATATTGTGCCAGAATTTGGTTCTTTGATAGACTCCCGAAAATATGTGGAGACCTGTGCCGGTAAAGACGGGCTTCACTATTCAGGTAAAAACGGGGAGCGCATTGCCAGACAATGGACTCAAGGGGTCTTTGGCGAAATTCAGAAATTGGATTAAGTCGGCTGTGCGCCGAATTTTTGCTGTCAGATTTGAACTTCACTTCGAATTAAAGATCTAAATTGGAATTCCTGAGATACGTGGTGCATGCTAAGAAACCCAGTTTGGAATTGAATCTTCCAAACTGGGTTTCTAAATGTTCTCAGCCCTTCGCTAATACGCTCCTCGCCCGCTAAAGACTGCCCGCACGGTTTTGAGCAGCAAGATGAAATCCAGTTTCAGGTTCTGGCGTAGAATATAGTCCTGATCCATTTGCACCTGGCGATGAAAGGGAATTTCGCTGCGCCCACTGACCTGCCAGATACAGGTCAGCCCAGGGCGTATGTCCAGGCGTTTGCGATCTTCAGGGCGATAATCCTGAACCTCACGGGGGACCGGTGGACGGGGGCCGACCAGGCTCATATCGCCCCGCAGCACATTCCACAGTTGCGGCAGTTCATCGATGCTCAAACGGCGGATGATCCGACCCACACGGGTAATGCGGGGATCCCGGCGGGCCTTAAATATCACCCCATCTGAAGATTCGTTTAAGTGGGTCAGGCTGTCTTTTAAGGCTTCGGCATTGCGCACCATGGAGCGAAATTTATAAAATTGAAAGACCCGCCCAAACTGGCCCACCCGCTCTTGGGAAAAGAGCACAGGGCCGCGATCTTCCAGCCAAATTGCCAGCGCTGTGAAAATCAAAAGCGGCGAGAGCATCAGCAGGGCGGCCAAGGCCCCTAAAACATCGATGGCGCGTTTCAGGAAAGTTTCGCAGTGCTGCAAAAACAAAGTTTGGGTGGGCAGCAGGTGACGTTCCCATTTCACACCGAGGTAGCGTTGCTCAAGCTTTTTAAGCTCCTGTGCAGACAGTTTGGGATGGGCTTGGGTTTTATTGGGTAAAAGAAAATTTTGCATTGACGGCTCTCCTGATCTTTCTATGAATTGATGGGGGCAATGAAGTTTTGTGCCAAAGCAGGGGCTGTAGATTTTTGCGGCAAGAGTTTCTCGTAGAGCGTTTCGTAAATTTCAATCAGAGCCGCATAGGTATATTTTTGGCGCACAAGTGTCTGGCCCTGCGCAGCCATTTCAGGGAGTTTTGCCCGCTCAAGATAGGCCGCTTGCATTTTTTCTGCCAGAACCTTCAAATTTTGACTGGGAAAGACATAGCCATTGACACCCTCGATCACCAGGTTGGGATCGACGGCATCACTTTGCAGAACAGGAATACCTCCCATCCAGCTTTCCACGACCACCGCCCCCGAGTTCATGAACCGCACAGGGATGACATGAATTTGCGCGAACTGTAACCAACCCAGCGCTTCTTCGCGTTCGACCATGCCAGTGAAAATGACACGATCTTCAAGCCCCTTGGCACGGATTAGGGCCTGCATTTTGGCGAAATATTCGGGTTCATAGTCACTGCGCCCAACAAATACCAGACGACTTTGGGGAAGATCGGCTTCAATAAAGGCCTTAAGTGCCAAATCCTGACCTTTGATGGCAGAAACCCGTCCCAGGGATAAAAATACAAATTCGTCGGGCTGAATTCCATATCTGCTGCGTGGGTCAGGCATTTTTAAATTGAATTCTTCAGGCAGAATCGGTACAGGGGAATAAGCTACCTGCGCGTTAAAGCGTTTGAAAAAGGCAAGTTCACGATCAGAAATGGCGAAGATGGCATCGAGCAGGCGCAGAGCCAGGCGTTCTTTTAAACCCGGTTGGTGCTGCTTGAGAATATCAGGCGTGAGTTTTCCGCTGGGAATCAAAGCGGCATAGTCGAGATAGTCAAAGGAACACAAAACGGTTTTTTTACCTGAGAGTTTAGCCGCTGCCAAAGCCAAAAAATTATTGGGATTCAAGGCAGGAAACAACTGCACGATTTCATGCTTGCCTGTCAGGATTTTCCAAAACAGAGAAGGGCAGAAGGTTTTGGCCTGAATATTGGGTAATTTTTTTGCCAAACGATCTTTCAGCCGCCAGGTGGCAAATCCATGTGTGTATTCAAAGGTGGGTTTGTCAATCCGGCGAGGGCAATAGACAGTGACCTGATTGTGCTGGGCCAAAGCCTTGGCCTGGTGATAGATATTGATTTCGGCCCCGCCGATTTCTGGAAAAAAACGGTTGGTGACAATGGCGATCCGGTGGTGTTTGGCAGAGAATTCCTGTTCAAGGGCTGCATAGAGAATTTGAGCCACCTGATGGGGTGAGTAAAGCGCTTCGGCTTCCTGCTTTAAACGTTGGCCCAGCGCCATTCCCTGAGCGGGCTCCGCTAAAATTTTGATGACCTGATCTGCCAAAGCACGGGGGCTTTCGGCCAGGGCCAAAGCCTGAAGCTTCAGCCCTTCTGCGCCCAAACGGGTGGTCACCACAGGGCGTGAACAGGCCGCTGCTTCAAGAATACGGGTGCGGGTGCCGGAAGCTACGCGTAGGGGCAAAAGCACACAGCGGGCAGCTGAAATTTCTGCGGCTATATCTGTACAGGCTCCGATGATGTCCATCCGGGGCTGGGCCTGATAGATCACGCTCGGACGCTGGCCGACAATCCGAATGCGCAGGTCTCTGCGAATCAGCTCAGGTTCCAGTAAGGGGTAGATTTCATCTCTGAGGTATTGAAAGGCATTGATATTTGCTGCTGAGTCCAAAGTGCCAAAGAAGAGAATATCTTTGCCCAGGACAGGGGTTTGTGCTGACACCGGTGCCTCTGGCATGAAATTGGGCAAAACCTGAAAGCGCTCGGTCTGCAGGGGTGAATGCGTGGCCAAGACCGCATCTCTTTCCTGCGGGTTGCTGAAGAAAAAAGTATAGTCTTTGGCAAAAAGCTTGCGCTCAAAGCCTTTGAGCTTTTGATTCTGAATCCAGTAATAGCGGTTTTTGAGTTGGGGAGATTGTTTCCAGGCCAATTCTGAAAGTCGCGAAAAAACCATGTCAATATCCATCAGGATTTTGACATGGGGCAAGACCTGCTGCGCGATCTCAGCCAGGGCGGCAGGCGCCGCGAAACGCAGAACGATGGCATCATAGCGGCGAGTTAGTAAGAGGTCTTTAAAATCTTGAAGTGTTTTCTGATCAAAACGATAAAGGGCCTCGGGGTGCAGACCTTTGCCCTGGTGGTAGGGCAGGAAATGGATTTCCTGGGCCTCGGGATAGTTTTCCTGGGCTTCAGTTTCGCTGCTTAAGAGCAAGAGATCGCACTTATAGCGAGGGGTCAGGGTTTTCCATAAAAAACGACTGCGGTTTTTGTCTCCCCCTGCCTGTGTGGCGAAAGGGCGGTCGATATACAGGATAGTTTGCATTTTTTATTCTTCCTCCTGGGCTTTCTTTTAGCATACGCTGGCCCCGACAAGGCCTCTATCAGAGGGGGGCTGCAGTCAGTGTAGGAATTTTCTGAAGCCTTGAAGGCAGTCGTTGAGTCTCGGTTTTCAGCCCTTGAGAGCGACTTTTTCCTGAACACGCGAGAAGAGCATGACCGCCAGATTGGAGCCTCCCTCACGCTTTACCTCAAAGCTTTGGCAAAGTTTGTCGATCAACCACAGACCCCGTCCTGAATCCTGCATCGGATCAATGGCCTCTGGACAGGGGGGCAATTCCCAATCTGGGCCAAAATCGCGAATTTTTAATTCTAAGCTTTCTGCCGAAATCGAGGCTTCGAGATCGATGGTCTGGGTTTGGCCGTGAATGACGAGATTATTGGCATACTCCAACCAGGCCAGGGCTATTTCCTGACTGTTAAAAGCCAGTTCTTGGGCTTGAAGCCAATCTGTCAAGGCATACATTTCTGCTTCTACCTGGGAGAGACTGGCTGGGATGCTGTTTTTTCGCACGCGCATCTGAAAACCGATTGCCAATAGACTCACATCGTCTTGAAAACCTTGTCCGCGCATGCGCTCAGGAAGTTCACGGCAGAGGGCCTCTGGGCTCAGGGCAGCGTGTTCTGCCGCTCTTTGGGTCAAGCGGGTAAAGGCTGAAACCTCTGAGATCTGGTGTTCAAACAATCCGTCACTGCAAAGCAGGAGCCGATCCTCGGTCCTCAATTGCCAATGGGTTTCCATTTCCGGGTGGATCGTTTCGATGGGTTGAATCCCAATTGGCATCGCACCTTTGTCGGGTTGATCCAAGAGCTGTACCTGGCCCTGACGCAAAAGCAGGCCGGGCGGGTGACCTGCATTGCAGAGAGTGAGTTTGCCAGTTTGCAAGTTGAGATGCCCCAAGATCAGCGTCAGGTAATGTTGTTTTAGCAAGGGATTCATATGCAGAGCCAAACCTCTCATGATTTGCCAGGGCTGGGTTTCACCCGCTTCAAAAAGGGTATCCAAATGGGTTTTAATGGCGGCAACGAGCAAGGCGGCATGTACGCCATGACCGGATACATCGCCTAAATAAAACAGATAGTTTCCTGATTCAAGTTTTTTGATGTCGAGCAGGTCACCACTGACCGTTTCAAGCGGCAGGTAGGTATATCCGATCTGCACAGCGGGGTCTTGGGTGAGTTTGGGTAAAAACAATCGCTGTACCTGGCCTGCCAGTTCGCGATCCGCCTGTAAAGCCTGATTTAATTTTTTAATCGCGCGCAGATGGCGTTGGGTGTTGATAATGCTTGAAACCCGTGCCAATAATTCCCTTTTGTTGAAGGGTTTTAGAACATAGTCCTGTGCGCCCAGGGCAAATGCTTCAGCCAATTCGCCTGAGCTGGCCGTTAACATAATAACAGGAGGAGACTGGGGCTGGGCTTTGAGCAGGGCCAATACTTCCATGCCTGTGATATCTGGCAGTTGAATATCCAATAGAACCAGATCAATGGCTTCTTTGCGCAGGATTTTCAAGCCTTCTATACCAGAACTGGCCAAACTGACCTGATACCCCGCCTGGTGTAAAAACCGATCGATGAGGATGCCGGTATCAGGATGATCTTCGACGATGAGGATATGTTCCATCTTCTCCACTCCAGAAACGCATCAAAGAGTATCCCAAATTTTGCAAAGGGAAATGGGATCTGTACTCAGTCAATCATTTTTGAGCATAAGACCCTATCAGGAAGTGAGAAGATGGGGTGTCAGAAAATTCCGACAACCTCAGATCAAATTGTTTTCAATTGCATAGTGAATAATCGCCGAACGATTGACAAGGTTCATTTTTTCCAGAATTCGGCTTTGATAGGTACTTACCGTTTTTTCACTCAAAAAGAGTTCGGTTGCAATTTCTTTGTTCTTATGGCCTGCAGCAATCAGACGAAAGATTTCAAATTCCCGGTCGCTCAAACGCTCATGGGGAATATCTGATTTCTGACCGATATCCATGACCAATTGCTCAGCCAGGCTTTCGGTGATATAACGGCCGCCTTTGGCAATTTTACGCAAAGCGGCAACCAATTCTTCTGAAACAGAACCCTTGTTCAAAAAACCTGCGGCACCGGCTTTGAGCATGCGGGTTGCATATTGTTTCTCAGAGTGCATGGTCAGGATCAAAACAGGCATGTGTGGCCATTGTTGTTTGATTTGTTTCAAGACTTCAAGACCACTTTGGTCGCCGAGGTTGATATCCAAAATAACCAGATCAATTTCTTCAGACTCAAGTTGGCGAATCGCTTCATAGCCGCTGTCGGCCTCTGCTTTAACGGTCAGATCGGGCAGGCCCGATAAAATTTGTTTGAGCCCTTCTCTAACGATGGCATGATCATCGGCAATCAAAATTCGAATCATTGGGGATCCTCCAAAGCGACTGTGACATAAATGGTTGTTCCCTGGCCAGGGCTGCCGCTGATACGCACTTCGCCATTCCAAGACAGCAGACGTTCGCGGATACCCATCAGCCCCAAAGAGCTGGGATGCTCGATTCGATCAGGGGGGATGCCTTTGCCATTGTCGACGATCTCCAGCCGCAAAGTCGAATCCTGCGCTTCAAGCAGAATTCTTACGTTCTGGGCTTCAGCATGGCGCATGACATTGGTCAGCGATTCCTGACAAATTCGAAACAAGGGCGTGGCCAGATCTGAGGGAATATCCAGATCTTCTGGCATAACATCGAATTGCGTATGAATGCCTGTGCGTTCCCCAAATTCCTGTACCAACCATTCCAAAGCATCGACCAGGCCCAGATCATCGAGTAAACCGGGGCGCAGTTCGGCACAAATGCGCTGAATGGTGAGTATGGTATCGCTGACCAGCGGGATCATGCGTTGGATTTTGGCGTGAAGCTCAGTCTGTTCCTGGGGTAAATTTTTCGCCAACCAACCCAAATCGAGTTTCAGGGCGGTCATGGCCTGACCTAATTCATCATGAATTTCGCGTGAAATGCGCTTTTGCTGGTCTTCTTGAATCGAGAGTAAACGGCTGGCCAAGGCACGCAATTGATCGCGGGTTTGAGCCAAAAGCGCTTCTGCAGTGCTGCGCTGTTGAATTTCATCTTGCAAAGCCTGAACCGTGTCTGAAAGCGCTTCGGTGCGATCAAGCACTCGCTGTTCAAGTTCTAAGTGGTATTGTGCCAGGGCATTTTCTGCTTTGCGGCGTTCCTGTAGATGATGAACCTGTTGTTCCGCTATTCTGGCTCGCACTTCGAGCAATTGCATATCGATGGGTTTGGCGAGATAGTCATTGGCACCGGCAGCCAAGACCTCCAAAAGATCTTCGCGGGCATCTCGGGCGGTAATCACCCAAATATACAGGTATTCACTGTTCGGTCGTTCACGCAAAAGCCGACAGAGTTCGAGACCACTCATGCCGGGTAAAATCCAATCCAGAATCAGAAGATCAAAATGATCTTTTTGGATGAGTTCCCAGGCTGCTTCAGCACTTTCAAGACTTGTGACCTGGTAACCATAGCGGGTCAACTTCTGTTGAAACAGCAAACGCAGACTGGGATCATCTTCAACCAGGAGAATCTTCATGAAAGCCTTTCAATTGCGCTGGTAACGGTCCTCAAAGCGCACGATATCGTCTTCGCCTAAATAGGGGCCAGATTGAACTTCAATCAATTCAAGATCAATGGTACCAGGGTTTTCTAAACGATGCACGCTGCCCAGGGGAATATACGTGGATTGATTTTCGGTCAGAAGAAAAGTCTCATCGCCCCGTGTGACCTGGGCTGTTCCTTTCACCACAATCCAATGTTCGGCACGGTGATGGTGCATCTGTTTCGAGAGGGCCTGTCCAG
Proteins encoded in this window:
- a CDS encoding serine acetyltransferase yields the protein MRLYKGLLHPRFAPVLLFRLASAFYALRLGVLSKFFALANQIVFGCDIARGAKIGGGLFLPHPNGVVIGAHVKIGRNCIIHQGVTLGARGEEHELANPIIGDQVEIATGAKILGGVHLDDYARIGANAVVLKDVPAYAVAVGIPARIVRQRADAQELLATPSAA
- a CDS encoding glycosyl transferase → MQNFLLPNKTQAHPKLSAQELKKLEQRYLGVKWERHLLPTQTLFLQHCETFLKRAIDVLGALAALLMLSPLLIFTALAIWLEDRGPVLFSQERVGQFGRVFQFYKFRSMVRNAEALKDSLTHLNESSDGVIFKARRDPRITRVGRIIRRLSIDELPQLWNVLRGDMSLVGPRPPVPREVQDYRPEDRKRLDIRPGLTCIWQVSGRSEIPFHRQVQMDQDYILRQNLKLDFILLLKTVRAVFSGRGAY
- a CDS encoding DNA-binding response regulator codes for the protein MIRILIADDHAIVREGLKQILSGLPDLTVKAEADSGYEAIRQLESEEIDLVILDINLGDQSGLEVLKQIKQQWPHMPVLILTMHSEKQYATRMLKAGAAGFLNKGSVSEELVAALRKIAKGGRYITESLAEQLVMDIGQKSDIPHERLSDREFEIFRLIAAGHKNKEIATELFLSEKTVSTYQSRILEKMNLVNRSAIIHYAIENNLI